A region of the Thermococcus sp. genome:
TTGAGAACCACTTCGAGATACTGAAGCCCTACGTCAGGGCCATCATCAGGGCGAGAAAGGGGGAGTGGACGTGTGTCGTCTGCAAGGTGGCCATGCTAAGGAGGGCGGCAGAGATAGCGAGGGAAAAGGGCGCCCTCGGCATAGTGACCGGCGACAGCCTCGGACAGGTTGCCAGTCAAACCCTCTCGAACCTGTATTTTGAGACGATGAGCGTCCGCTTCCCGGTTCACAGGCCTCTCCTCGGCATGGACAAGGAGGAGATAGTGGCGATAGCCAGGAGGATAGGGACATACCAGGCTTTCCTTGAGTATCCCTACTGCGACTGCCCCTTCCGGCCGGAGAGGGTCGTCACGAGCGGGAAGCTTGAGGAGTTTCAGCGCGTGTTTGAGGTGCTGGAGCGGGAGGGGCTGGTATGAGGAAAGCTTTTAAAGTAACCGGGTGTAACTATACCTGGAGGTGGTGGAGATGCTGAGCGAGAGGATGCTGAAGGCCCTCAACGAGCAGCTGAACAGGGAGCTTTATTCGGCCTACCTGTACTTCTCGATGGCAGCCTACTTTGAGGACATGAACCTTGAGGGCTTCGCCAACTGGATGAAGGCCCAGGCCGAGGAGGAGCTCGGGCACGCACTCAGGTTCTACAACTACATCTACGACCGCAACGGCAGGGTCGAGCTGAAGGAGATAGAAAAGCCGCCCAAGGAGTGGGACTCCCCGCTGGCGGCGTTTGAGGCTGCCTACGAGCACGAGAAGTTTATAACCAGACACATACACGAGCTGGCAGCTTTAGCCGAGGAGGAGAAGGACTACTCAACGAGGGCGTTCCTTGAGTGGTTCATCAACGAGCAGGTCGAGGAGGAGGCAAACGTCAAGAAGATAGTGGACAAGCTCAAGTTCGCCAAGGACAGCCCGCAGGTCATATTCATGCTCGATCAGGAGCTCGGCCAGAGGCAGCCCCAGCTTCCGGGACTTCTCCTCCAGGCGGGAGGTTGAAGTTCCCTTTTTCCCTTCTGCCTTCTTGAGCAGGGAATACACAGTTCTGCGAAGAAAGGTTTTAAAAGTGTACTTTTCTACCCAAACGCGGGTAAAGAAAAAACGGTGATGCTCATGCTGAAAGTGGAAAATCTCCATGTTAAGGTTGCCGATAAGGAAATCCTGAAGGGAGTGGACTTTGAACTCGCATCGGGCGAGCTCCACGTTGTCATGGGGCCGAACGGTTCAGGAAAGTCCACCTTAGCTTTGACGATAGCAGGACATCCCAGGTACGTCGTTACGGAGGGGAGAATACTCTTCGAGGGGAAGGATATAACCTATGCAAAGCCAGAGGAGAGGGCTAAGAAAGGCATATTCCTCAGCTTCCAGCATCCGGTTGAGGTCGAGGGTGTAAAGGTCATTAACTTTCTCCAGAGGACTCTGAAGAACCTCAGAGGTATAGACGAGGTCGAGGCCTACGACATGATATTCAAGGCCGTTGAGGATCTCGGCTTTGACAGTTCGATTCTCTCCAGGGAACTCAACGTAGGCTTTTCAGGTGGTGAGAGAAAAAAGCTGGAGATGCTCCAAGCATATCTCGTGAAGCCTAAGCTTCTCATCCTCGACGAGCCGGACAGCGGGGTTGATGTGGATTCCCTCAAGGTTATCGCGGGGGTTATAGCCAAGCTGCACAGCGAGGGGACGGCGATACTCCTAATCACCCACTACGGAAGGATTCTGGAGTACCTGAACCCCCAGAGAGTGCACGTGCTGAAGGAGGGTAAACTCGTCGTCTCCGGCGGGATGGAACTTGTAAAGCTCATAGAGGAGAAGGGCTTCGCGGCGGTGGAGGAAAATGGGACAGCAGTCAAGGCTTGAGGAGATACTCAAGGCCGGCTCGCTTGAGGAGATACTTGGGACGGCGGTACCATACCCCAAGGAGATAGAGCTCAAAGGAGAACTGACAAGGGACATGATCGAGGAGCTTTCGAGGATAAAGAACGAGCCGGACTGGATGCTCAGGCACCGCCTGAAGGCCCTTGAGCTGTTCCAAAAGCTCCCGATGCCCAAGTGGGTTGTCGGTGTTGAGGAGCTCGACCTTGAGAACCTCACCCTTTACTCCAAGCCAGAGATAGGCAACGAAGTTAAGGACTGGGACGATCTGCCCGAGAACATCAGGAGAACCTTCGAGCGCTTAAATATACCCGAGATAGAGAAAAAGTTCCTCTCCGGCTTGACGGCGGTCTTCGACAGCGAGAGCGTTTACTCCAACTTAAAGGCCGAGTTCGAGAAGATGGGGATCATCATGCTCCCCATGGAGGAGGCTGTTCAGAAGTACCCCGACCTTGTGAAGAAGTACTTCGGCAGGGTATTTCCGGCCGGAGAGCACAAGTTTTCGGCCTTACACCATGCCCTCTGGAGCGGTGGGGTCTTCGTTTACGTGCCGAAGGGTGTCAGAATCCCCTTCCCGGTCGAGGCTTTCTTCGTTATAGGCTCCGCATTGGAGGGGCAGTTCGAGCACACGCTTTTGGTCGCGGACGAGGGGAGCTACATACACTTCATTGAAGGCTGTTCGGCGCCGATGTACAAGGGCTTCTCCTTCCACGACGGCATGGTCGAGATTTACGCCCACAAAAACGCCACCGTCAAGTTCACCACGATACAGAACTGGAGCAGGAACGTCATCAACTTCAACAACAAGAGAGCAATAATAGAGGAAAACGCCTACGTCGAGTGGATTGAGGGCAGCATCGGCAGCCAGATAACCTACACCTACCCGTCAAGCGTCCTGAAGGGCGAGGGGGCGAGGACGGCTCAGTACGTCGTCTCGCTGAGCAACGGGCCCTTCATGAAGGACACCGGCGCTAAAACCTGGCATCTGGCTCCAAACACGAGCTCGAAGATAGTCTCCAAGAGCATAAGCGCCAACGGCGGCATAAACATATACCGCGGGCTGGTGAGGATCCTCAAGGGTGCGAGGAACTCCACCGCGACGGTCTCGTGTGACTCACTAATCCTCGACGAGGAGAGCAAGGCGTATACCTATCCGCACAACCAGAGCGACGAGCCCACAGCGAGCATAATCCACGAGGCAACGACCGGGAAGCTCGGGGAGGACAAGCTCTTCTACATGAACTCCCGCGGAATAAGCGAGGAAGAGGCGAAGAGCCTCAT
Encoded here:
- the sufC gene encoding Fe-S cluster assembly ATPase SufC yields the protein MLKVENLHVKVADKEILKGVDFELASGELHVVMGPNGSGKSTLALTIAGHPRYVVTEGRILFEGKDITYAKPEERAKKGIFLSFQHPVEVEGVKVINFLQRTLKNLRGIDEVEAYDMIFKAVEDLGFDSSILSRELNVGFSGGERKKLEMLQAYLVKPKLLILDEPDSGVDVDSLKVIAGVIAKLHSEGTAILLITHYGRILEYLNPQRVHVLKEGKLVVSGGMELVKLIEEKGFAAVEENGTAVKA
- a CDS encoding ferritin; protein product: MLSERMLKALNEQLNRELYSAYLYFSMAAYFEDMNLEGFANWMKAQAEEELGHALRFYNYIYDRNGRVELKEIEKPPKEWDSPLAAFEAAYEHEKFITRHIHELAALAEEEKDYSTRAFLEWFINEQVEEEANVKKIVDKLKFAKDSPQVIFMLDQELGQRQPQLPGLLLQAGG
- the sufB gene encoding Fe-S cluster assembly protein SufB gives rise to the protein MGQQSRLEEILKAGSLEEILGTAVPYPKEIELKGELTRDMIEELSRIKNEPDWMLRHRLKALELFQKLPMPKWVVGVEELDLENLTLYSKPEIGNEVKDWDDLPENIRRTFERLNIPEIEKKFLSGLTAVFDSESVYSNLKAEFEKMGIIMLPMEEAVQKYPDLVKKYFGRVFPAGEHKFSALHHALWSGGVFVYVPKGVRIPFPVEAFFVIGSALEGQFEHTLLVADEGSYIHFIEGCSAPMYKGFSFHDGMVEIYAHKNATVKFTTIQNWSRNVINFNNKRAIIEENAYVEWIEGSIGSQITYTYPSSVLKGEGARTAQYVVSLSNGPFMKDTGAKTWHLAPNTSSKIVSKSISANGGINIYRGLVRILKGARNSTATVSCDSLILDEESKAYTYPHNQSDEPTASIIHEATTGKLGEDKLFYMNSRGISEEEAKSLIVLGFISEILEGLPFEYVEVLKKVIELEFSEVGGVG